The DNA region TTTTTAAACTTTATAAACTTATGTACAAATTTCGATAAACTTTTTACCCCGGTGCTGATCAGCGGCATGTCATAAACAGGCAGCATGGGGATAATAACCCTGTACTTTGATTTAAACTCATTAATAACACCATCCCAATTGCTCAATGCCCCCATTAAACCATGCAGCAGTAACAGCACCTCTCCTTCGCCCTCATCGATGTAACTAAAACCGTGTTCCTCTTTAAGCACGAACTCCATATAAAATACTAAAAATTAATTTTTCAAACTTATCTTATACCAAAATCGCTTTCAGTACAAATTCCTGTTATTCCGCTGTAAAATTAGTTTATTACGAACGACATTTAGCAAGTATAGTAATTATTTACCAATGTAGTAATGTTAAGCTTTTATTAAATAAGATTAACATTAACATAACATTGCGCAAAAAAGCGCCGTACTAATTAAATGGTAAAAACTTAACCCAATAACTGTTTAACCACCTCTGATATTGTTTTACCATCAGCCTTGCCTGCAAGCTCTTTACTGGCCATACCCATTACGCGGCCCATGTCTTTTACCGATGTAGCGCCTATCCGGCCAATGAGCTCTTCAAGGTAGCCTTCAATTTCGAACTTGCTCATTTGCTGCGGAAGGTATTCTTCAATAACCAGCATTTCGGCTATTTCAACCTGGTAAAGGTCGTCGCGGTTTTGCTCCTTATAAATATCGGCCGATTCCTTACGCTGTTTTACCAGCTTTTGCAATACTTTAATTTCAGCTTCCTCGGTTAGTTCATCTGCAGCGCCTTTTTCGGTTTTAGCCAAAAGCAATGCCGATTTGATGGCACGCAATCCCTGTAAACGATCTGCCTGCTTGGCAAGCATGGCCAGTTTAATGTCCTGGTCTATTTGTGTAATTAATGACATATCTTTAATTAGTGAATTATTGATTTAGTGAGTTAATGAATTTTGATGTGCAAATTTCAGATATGCAAATGTGCAGATTATTAAAATTCACATTTTCAAATCTTCAAATTGGCAAATTATCAAATTAAATCTGCTCATCTGAAATTTGCACATCTGCACATCCACTACCCCCTGAATATTGTACCGGCATTTGCCTGTGCTGCAGGCATGATCACGAGGTCGTTAATGTTAACATGTGCCGGGCGTGATACTATGAACCAGATGGTTTCGGCCACATCTTCGGCCACCAATGGTTTAAAACCATCATACACTTTTTTAGCCCTTTCCTTATCACCCTTAAAGCGCACCTCCGAAAACTCGGTTTCCACAGCCCCCGGATGTATCGCCGTTACCTTAATACCATGAGGTAAAAGGTCAATCCGCATACCTTTATTTAAAGCATCAACGGCATGTTTGGTAGCGCAATATACATTTCCGTTGGCATAAACTTCCTTACCGGCAATCGACCCAAGGTTTATAATATGCCCCGTACCATTTTCTATCATCCAGTTTGATACTACGCGACTTACATACAGCAAGCCCTTAATATTGGTATCAATCATGGTTTCCCAATCGTCAATGTTTCCTTTTTGAATTGGATCAAGGCCCTGGCTTAAACCGGCATTGTTTACCAGCACCGTTACTCTTTTCCATTCGGCCGGCAAAGCTTCCAGGCTGTTAATGGTATCTTCGCGGTTACGCACATCAAATGACGAAACCGCAACTTCTACGTTATATTTATCATTCAGGTGTTTGGCCAGTTTCTCCAACCTGTCTAACCGGCGACCGGTTAATACCAAATTATATCCCCCACGGGCAAAAACGTGCGCGCATGCCTCGCCGATGCCGGCGGTAGCTCCTGTAATTAAGGCAATCTTACTCATAGGTATTGATAACTATAAACAGCGAAATTATGTTTTTTAGTTTAAAATATTGTCGGTTGTGGGTAAGGATGTTTTTGTATGGGGATTTTCACCGTTTGCGTTAAAAACGCAAACCCACTTTAAGCACTCATTATAAATGAGCGCAAGAAAACCCCAGGAAAGAAAAAGCTTTGCGCCTTTGCGAGAAATGCTCCTACTCAAAAATCAAACTAAACATAATGGTATGTAAGCCCAACCTGCTGAGGGGCGCCGAATAGGGGTTATACTCGCGCATCAGTACGTTGCCTAATGAATTGGAGATCTTAATCTCGGGCGAAAGCTTAAAAAATTCAAAATAGATATCACAACCAACGCCCGCCTCATACGAGGCAAAGCCACCTACATTTTTAACCAGCTTCTCTGAAAGGTCGAGATTGGCATCCGCGTTTTTCTTAGAGCCTATGGCCTGGGTATATTTCAGGCCGCCTACAACATAAGCCCTGAAATCGCCCAGCCTGTCTGATTTTAACTTCAATTGCAAGGGAACGTCTACCGAAGTGGTTTGTACTTTTTTATCCACATCTTCTGACGGATCTACATAAGAATAATGCAAAGCCCTGTCGGCAAAAATTAATGATGGTGTGGTGCGTACCTCCAAATGCTCGGTGATCCTGTACCGGGTTAAAAAACCTACTCCGAAAGCCGGTGAACTTTTTGAGCTGATGCTGTTAAGCGGTCCCTTAACCTGCACACCATTCTCATTTAAAAACGCGTCGCGAAAATTGGGCTGGTTAACAATTTTAAAATCAGTGCTTACATAAGTAAAACTGAAACCAAAGCTCAGATCCTGCTGATCGGCACCGCCACCCCATGCAGGTACACCCTGAGCAAACAATAAATTGCTGCTAAAAATAAGTACAACTACAAGCAGGTAACGGTTTATAATCATTTAATACCGGTGTATATTGAACAGATACCAAACGTTAAAGGCCGGCATTTGGTATTCTTAAAGCCCACTTTATCCATCAAACCCACAAAAGCCTGCCCATCCGGAAAAGCAGCTACCGACTCAGGCAAATAGCTGTATGCCCTTGCATCTTTACTAAACAGTTTACCAATCCCCGGGGTAATATAGCTGAAGTAAAAATTATACAACTGCTTTACCGGGAATACTTTAGGCTTCGAAAATTCAAGCACCACCACCTTCCCCCCAGGCTTTAGTACCCGGATTATATCAGCAAGGCCTTTTTCCAGGTTTTCAAAATTACGTACGCCGTAGGCAACCGTAACAGCATCAAACTCCGCGCCCTCAAACGGCAGTTTCTCCGAATCGCCCAGCTTTACAGCAAATTTATCGCTCAAACCCCGTTTTGCTATTTTTTGCTCCGCGATGTCAAGCATGCCCCTGGAAATATCTACACCAATAATTTTTTCAGGTTTCAGGATAGATAAAGCCTCAAAAGCAAAATCGCCGGTACCGGTAGCAACATCAAGTATCAGTTTGGGTTTATCCTTTTTTAATTCGTTGATGGCTTTTTTACGCCAGATGATATCAATACCAAGCGACATGAAATGGTTAAGGAAATCATACGTTTTTGATATATTGTTGAACATATCTGCCACCTGTTCTTTTTTGGTAGCCTGCTCGTCATGGTATGGTGTTATGGTTTTGCTCATCGCGGCAAAGATAATGATTGTATACCGAATGCATTAACACTAACAAGGGTGAAAAACGAATACTGAAACAGGGCTGACAAGTTAACTCACCCCGACTTCGCTACGCTCGCCACCCTTCTCTGCTTCGCAAAGAGGGGATTTTAATTTATATATTTTCTTACCCTCTTTATCCGAAGGATAGAGGAGGGTGGCCCAACGCAGCGCAGGCCAAATGGACCACCTATGCGTTACGCTGTAACTAAACCGATTTTATATTACTACAATTATGTAAATGTTAAGTCAATTCATTATTTTTAAAAACCAATTTCGGCCGGTAGTCCCGGCAAATCACATTTAAAATTTGTTTCCTTATCCTTATGAAAGACGAACAAGAATCCTCGCGCCGCAGTTTTATTAAAAAACTAACCACTGCAACCGCGGCCGTAGCTGCCGGATCGGGCCTTTTAGCCAGCCAAAGCCAGGCCAAAACTTTTTCCATCCAGAAACGCCTCATCGGCAACAGTCCTAACGACCAGGTAAACATCGCCCTCATTGGGGCCGGTGGTATGGGTACTCAGGATACCATCACCGCCCTGCAGGTGCCCGGTGTTAAACTGGTAGCTGTATGCGATTTGTATGACGGTCGCTTAAAAGATGCCAAAACCCGCTGGGGAGCCGACATTTTTACTACCCGGGTTTACAAAGAGATCCTGAACCGTAAAGACATTGACGCGGTAATCATTGCCACGCCTGATCACTGGCACCAGCAAATTTCTGTTGATGCCATGCACGCCGGTAAACATGTGTATTGCGAAAAACCAATGGTGCACGCCATTACCGAAGGTCCGGCGGTGATCAAAGCGCAAAAAGAAACAGGAATGATATTCCAGGTAGGCAGCCAGGGGGTATCATCATTAGGCAATGAAAAAGCACACGAGTTATTAAAAAGCGGCGCTATTGGCGAATTAAACTATGCCGAAGGTTTCTGGGCCCGCCGCGCGCCGCTTGAGGTTTGGCAATACCCCATCCCTGAAGATGCCTCGCCTCAAACTGTCGACTGGGAAACTTATATCAGCAATACCAAAAAGCGTCCGTTTGATGAAAAACGCTTTTTCCGCTGGAGAAATTATACCGACTATGGCACCGGCATGGCAGGCGACCTTTTTGTTCACCTTTTTTCAAGCCTGCATTTTATAGCCGATTCAGTTGGCCCTAACAAAATCTATGCATCCGGCGGCTTACGTTTCTGGAATGATGGCCGCGAAGTACCTGATGTACTTTTAGGCACTTTTGATTATGGTAAAACACAGGCACACCCGGCCTTTAATCTTTCCTTACGTTGCAACTTTGTGGATGGCACCAGCGGTACCACTTATCTTAAACTGGTAGGCAGCGAAGGCTCAATGGATATAACATGGGATAAAGTGACGCTTAAACGCAATAAAGTGATGGACTCTGATGATCCATTCTATCTTGATAAACTCAAAAAAGCAGGCAGCGGTTATGCCGAACGCAAAAAGATGCTACCTCCCGAAGAGATCACGTATGATGCCGAAAAAGGATACAAAGGTGGCCCATATGATCATATGGTGAACTTTTTTACTGCTATCCGCAATAAAGACAAGGTAACCGAAGATGCGATATTTGGCTATCGCGCGGCGGCCCCTGCCCTGCTGTGTAATGACAGCTATTACAATAACAGCCCCATGTTCTGGGATCCGGAAAAAATGCAGGTTGTCAAAAAATAACAGATCACAGCAAATACCTTATTATGAAACAACAGTTTAAAAAATTGGGTTTGGCACTGGCTGCTGCAGGCTTAGTTTGCGTACAAACGTCAGGGATTCCGGTTCATAACGCTAAACTTCCTAAACAGGCTACTCCTGCAAAAGGTACCTGGATAAATTTATTTGATGGCAAAACACTAAAAGGCTGGCATGGCTTTAATAAAAAAGGTCCGGTAAAAAACTGGACTATTATTGATGGTGCCCTGGTTTGCCTTGGTGCAGCGCAGGGCGATACCGGCGGTGATATAGTAACCGATAAAGCTTACACCAATTTTGAGCTTTCATGGGAATGGAAGATAGAAAAAGGCAGTAACAGCGGTGTAATATACCATGTGGTTGAAGATCCAAAATATCATGGCCCCTATGAAACCGGTCCCGAATATCAAATCATTGACGATGCAGGCTGGCCTGAAAAACTGGAAGACTGGCAAAAAACAGGCTGTGATTATGCCATGTACCTGCCAAACGCCTCAAAAAAGGTAGCCCCGGTTGGCACCTGGAACACCAGTAAAATTATTTTCAACAACGGCCATGTTGAGCACTGGCTCAACGGCAAAAAGATTTTAGCTTTTGAAGCCTGGACCAGCGACTGGAAAAGGAAAAAAGCCGAAGGTAAATGGAAAGATTATCCCGACTATGGCAACGCCAAAACCGGCTTAATCGCTCTGCAGGACCATGGGCATAAAGCTTATTTCAGGAGCATTAAAATAAAGGAATTATAAAATTTATAGTTTTTGCTTCGTACCTTCGCGCAACAGTTTTATCTTTATCAAAAAACTCATTGGGGGTACGAAGCAATCCTTAACAGCAGGCAACCATGCAATATCGCCGGCAGAGGACCGCTTCGCCGTTCCGCCTCCCAATGATCGGGAAAGATGAATTATCTTTTTAATCCCCCGTTGAATATATAACCCACAATGAGTTTTTTTGTTTGCTTTTTATCTGTTAATTAGCCAGTTGCAGTAAATTTTCTATATCCAACCTGCGGGTAAACATGGTCAAATTCCCTTCCTGATCTACAGGCCATTGTTCTTTGGGGCGATCCCAGTAGAGCTCAACCCCGTTTTGATCGGGATCGTTAAGATAGATGGCTTCAGATACACCATGATCAGATGCTCCTGTAATATTGTAACGGGCATCAATCAGCCTTTTAAGTATAATGGCCAGGTCTTTTCTTTCGGGATATAAGATGGCAGTATGGTATAAGCCTGATGCGTATTCCGGGGCCGGTGAAGCGCCTTTGCTATGCCAGGTATTTAAGCCAATATGATGGTGATAACCACCTGCAGATATAAATGCAGCCTGATCGCCGTACATCACCATTTTTTCAAAGCCTAACAAACCACAGTAAAAATCAAGAGATTTTTGCAGGTCGCTTACTTTTAAGTGTACGTGACCAATGTGGGTTTGGGCGGGTATTTTATAATCGTTCATATAATTGCATGTTTAAACATCAAACTTAATTATTATTGCGCTACTTTTTGTTTTCCTATTGTAAAACAAGCTTATAAATAAGCAATGGCTATTTACTCCATACTATTACCACAATGAACGCATTAAGTAAAAATACTACCTTTGCAGAATGATCGTAAAATCGGCCGAATTTATTTGCAGCAACAGCCAGGTAAGCAAGTTACCTCCACCCGTTAAAGCGGAGTACGCTTTCATCGGGCGCTCAAATGTGGGCAAATCATCCCTTATTAATACCTTAACTGGTAAAAAGGGCCTCGCTAAAACGTCGCAAACTCCCGGCAAAACGCAGCTGATCAATCATTTCCTGATCAACGAGAGCTGGTACATTGTTGATTTACCCGGTTATGGCTATGCCCGCGCATCAAAAACGGAAAAAGCCAAATGGGATAAGTTCATCCATACTTACCTGGACAAGCGCGAAAGCCTTCAATGCGTAATGGTGCTGATCGACAGTCGCCTCGAGCCACAAAAGATCGACCTTGAATTTTGCAACTGGCTTGGCGAAAAAGGTCTTTCATTTGTGCTGGTATTCACCAAAGCAGATAAACAATCGAGCATTAAAACAGATCAAAATATAGCTAAATTCAAAAAAGCCCTGCTGGCTACATTTGATGAAATGCCACAGTTTTTTGTCACATCATCAGAAACACAGCAAGGCCGCGAAGAGATCCTTGAGTTTATTGATGTAGTAAATCAAAATTTTGAAGTACCGGTTTTCTTTGGCTCCCCTCTTGAGAGGGGGCGCGAAGGATAGCGCGATGGCAGGGGTGTGTTGTGCAAGCGATAAGTAACATGCTTGAGAAACACACCCCTACACCCCTCTCAAGAGGGGAATCGCACGGGGCCTCGCTTTTGAAAAAATCAGAAAAGACAGTTCCCCTCTTGAGAGGAGGCGCGAAGGGATAGCGTGATGGCAGGGGTGTGTTATGCAAGCGATAAGTAACATGCTTGAGAAACACACCCCTCCCCCCCTCTCAAGAGGGGAATCGCACAGGGCAACGCTTTTGAACAAATCAAAAAAGAAAGCTCCCCTCTTGAGAGGGGGCGCGAAGGATAGTGCGATAGCAGGGGTGTGTTA from Mucilaginibacter sp. SJ includes:
- a CDS encoding GatB/YqeY domain-containing protein, with protein sequence MSLITQIDQDIKLAMLAKQADRLQGLRAIKSALLLAKTEKGAADELTEEAEIKVLQKLVKQRKESADIYKEQNRDDLYQVEIAEMLVIEEYLPQQMSKFEIEGYLEELIGRIGATSVKDMGRVMGMASKELAGKADGKTISEVVKQLLG
- a CDS encoding SDR family oxidoreductase, with the protein product MSKIALITGATAGIGEACAHVFARGGYNLVLTGRRLDRLEKLAKHLNDKYNVEVAVSSFDVRNREDTINSLEALPAEWKRVTVLVNNAGLSQGLDPIQKGNIDDWETMIDTNIKGLLYVSRVVSNWMIENGTGHIINLGSIAGKEVYANGNVYCATKHAVDALNKGMRIDLLPHGIKVTAIHPGAVETEFSEVRFKGDKERAKKVYDGFKPLVAEDVAETIWFIVSRPAHVNINDLVIMPAAQANAGTIFRG
- the porT gene encoding type IX secretion/gliding motility protein PorT/SprT, with translation MIINRYLLVVVLIFSSNLLFAQGVPAWGGGADQQDLSFGFSFTYVSTDFKIVNQPNFRDAFLNENGVQVKGPLNSISSKSSPAFGVGFLTRYRITEHLEVRTTPSLIFADRALHYSYVDPSEDVDKKVQTTSVDVPLQLKLKSDRLGDFRAYVVGGLKYTQAIGSKKNADANLDLSEKLVKNVGGFASYEAGVGCDIYFEFFKLSPEIKISNSLGNVLMREYNPYSAPLSRLGLHTIMFSLIFE
- the ubiE gene encoding bifunctional demethylmenaquinone methyltransferase/2-methoxy-6-polyprenyl-1,4-benzoquinol methylase UbiE, whose protein sequence is MSKTITPYHDEQATKKEQVADMFNNISKTYDFLNHFMSLGIDIIWRKKAINELKKDKPKLILDVATGTGDFAFEALSILKPEKIIGVDISRGMLDIAEQKIAKRGLSDKFAVKLGDSEKLPFEGAEFDAVTVAYGVRNFENLEKGLADIIRVLKPGGKVVVLEFSKPKVFPVKQLYNFYFSYITPGIGKLFSKDARAYSYLPESVAAFPDGQAFVGLMDKVGFKNTKCRPLTFGICSIYTGIK
- a CDS encoding Gfo/Idh/MocA family protein; its protein translation is MKDEQESSRRSFIKKLTTATAAVAAGSGLLASQSQAKTFSIQKRLIGNSPNDQVNIALIGAGGMGTQDTITALQVPGVKLVAVCDLYDGRLKDAKTRWGADIFTTRVYKEILNRKDIDAVIIATPDHWHQQISVDAMHAGKHVYCEKPMVHAITEGPAVIKAQKETGMIFQVGSQGVSSLGNEKAHELLKSGAIGELNYAEGFWARRAPLEVWQYPIPEDASPQTVDWETYISNTKKRPFDEKRFFRWRNYTDYGTGMAGDLFVHLFSSLHFIADSVGPNKIYASGGLRFWNDGREVPDVLLGTFDYGKTQAHPAFNLSLRCNFVDGTSGTTYLKLVGSEGSMDITWDKVTLKRNKVMDSDDPFYLDKLKKAGSGYAERKKMLPPEEITYDAEKGYKGGPYDHMVNFFTAIRNKDKVTEDAIFGYRAAAPALLCNDSYYNNSPMFWDPEKMQVVKK
- a CDS encoding 3-keto-disaccharide hydrolase; its protein translation is MKQQFKKLGLALAAAGLVCVQTSGIPVHNAKLPKQATPAKGTWINLFDGKTLKGWHGFNKKGPVKNWTIIDGALVCLGAAQGDTGGDIVTDKAYTNFELSWEWKIEKGSNSGVIYHVVEDPKYHGPYETGPEYQIIDDAGWPEKLEDWQKTGCDYAMYLPNASKKVAPVGTWNTSKIIFNNGHVEHWLNGKKILAFEAWTSDWKRKKAEGKWKDYPDYGNAKTGLIALQDHGHKAYFRSIKIKEL
- a CDS encoding VOC family protein produces the protein MNDYKIPAQTHIGHVHLKVSDLQKSLDFYCGLLGFEKMVMYGDQAAFISAGGYHHHIGLNTWHSKGASPAPEYASGLYHTAILYPERKDLAIILKRLIDARYNITGASDHGVSEAIYLNDPDQNGVELYWDRPKEQWPVDQEGNLTMFTRRLDIENLLQLAN
- the yihA gene encoding ribosome biogenesis GTP-binding protein YihA/YsxC, producing MIVKSAEFICSNSQVSKLPPPVKAEYAFIGRSNVGKSSLINTLTGKKGLAKTSQTPGKTQLINHFLINESWYIVDLPGYGYARASKTEKAKWDKFIHTYLDKRESLQCVMVLIDSRLEPQKIDLEFCNWLGEKGLSFVLVFTKADKQSSIKTDQNIAKFKKALLATFDEMPQFFVTSSETQQGREEILEFIDVVNQNFEVPVFFGSPLERGREG